From the Natrarchaeobaculum aegyptiacum genome, one window contains:
- a CDS encoding glycosyltransferase family 4 protein produces the protein MHVGLVVYGGLEEISGGFRYDRRLVAHLERQGDDVEVVALPWRSYGRHLLDGGSQSVRERLDRPFDVLLQDELCHPSLWHHTGRLERPGAIVSLVHLLRSGPSSRSRHRLDPRRLVEAAVERRYLRCVDAAVCTSRDTRDRVAKLADVPTLVAPPAGRVEGVALGVEQVEARARTAGPLRVAFLGNVIPRKGLPTLLEGLDRAACAWELTVVGCLEADSGHAESVSATVAEAGLDDRVTFAGEVSDARLASILECQHVLAVPATYEGFGMAYLEAMEYGVVPIASAVGGAREFVDHGRNGYLVEPGTPGAITAIVERLASDRDRLAALGATALETAACHPTWEETMGTVRQFLEQQVTRSQRNRASGTPKDGRLERGSSGGGLERHTSGGDRL, from the coding sequence GTGCACGTCGGACTCGTCGTCTACGGCGGCCTCGAGGAAATCTCCGGTGGCTTTCGCTACGACAGGCGGCTGGTCGCCCACCTCGAGCGACAGGGTGACGACGTGGAGGTCGTCGCGTTACCCTGGCGGTCGTACGGACGGCACCTGCTCGATGGGGGCTCACAGTCGGTCCGGGAACGGCTCGACCGCCCGTTCGACGTGCTGCTGCAGGACGAACTCTGTCACCCGTCGCTGTGGCACCATACCGGTCGGCTCGAGCGTCCCGGAGCAATCGTCTCGCTCGTGCACTTGCTGCGGTCCGGCCCATCGAGTCGGTCCCGCCACCGGCTCGATCCGCGACGACTCGTGGAAGCCGCGGTCGAGCGTCGCTATCTCCGGTGCGTCGACGCCGCAGTCTGTACGAGCCGTGATACGCGCGATCGGGTTGCGAAACTCGCCGACGTGCCGACGCTCGTGGCACCGCCCGCTGGACGCGTCGAGGGGGTCGCACTCGGCGTCGAGCAGGTCGAGGCGCGTGCCCGGACGGCCGGACCGCTCCGGGTGGCTTTCCTCGGGAACGTGATCCCGCGAAAGGGGCTCCCGACGCTGCTCGAGGGCCTCGACCGGGCGGCTTGCGCGTGGGAACTCACCGTCGTCGGATGCCTCGAGGCCGATTCCGGACACGCGGAGTCGGTGTCCGCGACGGTCGCCGAGGCCGGGCTGGACGACCGCGTCACGTTCGCCGGCGAGGTGAGCGACGCGAGGCTCGCGTCGATCCTCGAGTGCCAGCACGTCCTCGCCGTTCCCGCGACCTACGAGGGGTTCGGGATGGCGTATCTCGAGGCGATGGAGTACGGCGTCGTCCCGATCGCGAGCGCGGTCGGCGGGGCGCGCGAGTTCGTCGACCACGGGCGGAACGGCTACCTCGTCGAACCGGGCACGCCGGGCGCAATCACCGCCATCGTCGAGCGGCTGGCGAGTGATCGCGACCGCCTCGCGGCGCTGGGCGCGACCGCCCTCGAGACGGCGGCGTGCCACCCGACGTGGGAGGAGACGATGGGGACCGTTCGGCAGTTTCTCGAGCAGCAGGTGACTCGGAGCCAGCGGAATCGGGCGTCCGGAACGCCGAAGGACGGACGGCTCGAGCGTGGATCATCCGGCGGCGGCCTCGAGCGGCACACGTCCGGCGGTGATCGCCTGTGA
- a CDS encoding FkbM family methyltransferase encodes MTGERVGWPGRLTRLVNGGTLNPDAVVVPAVSVASVRRALYVRLRRLALGNYYRLVHLNYDRELLATRQQTRGGTVRSYELYNRHGRDEMLAALEARCGPESVVYDVGANVGVYALALAAGEPDRHVVAVEPAPVVADQLSANVRANGFGDRIAVRRCGLGAESGERDFCVSTYTELSGFDRASATRWEADVAAVEPVPVERLDDLIAEAAPPDVIKIDVEGEAASVLRGGRDTLERHRPTILLEPHSDGLDGAEPDVCRELLTDAGYEIAVQDDFWIAEPTSTSAIT; translated from the coding sequence ATGACTGGTGAGCGAGTTGGCTGGCCGGGCCGGCTGACCAGACTGGTAAACGGCGGAACACTCAACCCGGACGCTGTCGTCGTCCCTGCCGTGTCGGTCGCGTCAGTGCGCCGGGCCCTGTACGTCCGGCTGCGACGGCTGGCCCTCGGGAACTACTACCGGCTGGTCCACCTGAACTACGACCGGGAGCTGCTCGCGACCCGCCAGCAGACCCGCGGCGGGACCGTCCGCAGTTACGAACTCTACAACCGCCACGGACGCGACGAGATGCTCGCCGCACTCGAGGCGCGTTGCGGTCCCGAGAGCGTCGTCTACGACGTCGGCGCGAACGTCGGCGTCTACGCGCTCGCACTCGCCGCCGGTGAGCCGGATCGGCACGTCGTCGCGGTCGAACCTGCACCGGTGGTCGCCGACCAGCTTTCGGCGAACGTCCGCGCGAACGGCTTCGGCGATCGGATCGCGGTTCGACGCTGTGGCCTCGGCGCCGAGTCGGGCGAGCGTGACTTCTGCGTCTCGACGTACACGGAGCTCTCGGGCTTCGACCGGGCGAGTGCGACCCGCTGGGAAGCCGACGTGGCGGCGGTAGAGCCGGTCCCCGTCGAACGACTCGACGACCTCATCGCCGAGGCGGCTCCACCGGACGTGATCAAGATCGACGTCGAGGGCGAGGCTGCGTCCGTTCTCCGGGGTGGTCGGGACACCCTCGAGCGCCACCGGCCGACGATCCTGCTGGAGCCTCACAGCGACGGCCTCGACGGGGCCGAGCCGGACGTCTGTCGGGAACTGCTGACGGACGCAGGCTACGAAATTGCCGTACAGGATGACTTCTGGATCGCCGAGCCCACGTCGACGTCGGCCATCACGTAG
- a CDS encoding CDP-alcohol phosphatidyltransferase family protein, whose protein sequence is MTPDERSADDVEGRRWLAESGIDAWVGRWLEAATVLVVLTALVAGGVTIGWRPARTVTFAGWIGFAVAVVVIVAGVTIERTARGGASEPLTIASWITLARGAILACFVGVLGSIATAPGSGVEMLMGGGVATGTAPLGWLPAALFAAAGLLDGVDGTVARRASTETDLGARLDTELDALTTLVGTVAVVALGAASIAVLAVGAARYLYAGSLWWRRRQGRPVRDLPSSRVRAGVSAAVLLGIWLALAPITTAEQSVLLTTAVAVPFLANFLWDWLVVTTRVSR, encoded by the coding sequence GTGACTCCTGACGAGCGGTCCGCCGACGACGTCGAAGGGCGACGCTGGCTGGCCGAATCCGGGATCGACGCCTGGGTCGGTCGCTGGCTCGAGGCAGCGACGGTGCTCGTCGTGCTCACGGCACTCGTCGCTGGCGGGGTCACCATCGGCTGGCGGCCCGCTCGAACGGTCACGTTCGCCGGCTGGATCGGCTTCGCAGTCGCCGTCGTGGTGATCGTCGCGGGGGTCACCATCGAGCGGACGGCTCGCGGGGGAGCCTCCGAACCGCTCACGATCGCCTCGTGGATCACGCTGGCACGGGGAGCGATCCTCGCGTGTTTCGTCGGGGTACTGGGGAGTATCGCCACTGCTCCGGGAAGTGGCGTCGAGATGCTCATGGGGGGCGGCGTAGCCACGGGAACGGCGCCCCTGGGGTGGCTTCCTGCCGCGCTCTTCGCCGCGGCGGGGCTCCTCGACGGCGTCGACGGGACGGTCGCACGGCGAGCGAGCACGGAAACCGACCTCGGTGCGCGCCTCGACACCGAACTCGACGCACTCACGACGCTCGTGGGGACCGTCGCCGTGGTCGCGCTGGGAGCAGCATCGATCGCCGTCCTCGCGGTCGGGGCCGCCCGGTACCTCTACGCCGGGAGCCTGTGGTGGCGACGGCGACAGGGGCGTCCGGTTCGCGACCTGCCCTCGAGTCGGGTCCGGGCTGGAGTGTCGGCGGCCGTCCTCCTCGGGATCTGGCTCGCGCTCGCACCGATCACGACCGCTGAGCAGTCGGTCTTGCTCACCACGGCCGTCGCGGTCCCGTTTCTGGCGAATTTCCTGTGGGACTGGCTCGTGGTCACGACGCGCGTGTCGCGGTGA
- a CDS encoding class I SAM-dependent methyltransferase, whose amino-acid sequence MSTFGAYLEARRPVDDRALDDRVFEQFAAALAAHSAGDDEPLRIVEVGGGIGTMIARLVERNVLAGSVRYRLIDREAALVDRAREVLPDWLEAAGCTVERTPTGLVARSRPQSVASGSAPGLELEVILEVGDAFTVSTDGTGADAVIVSAVFDLVDLERALPWLASALQPGGLCYAPLTYDGATGFAPVDPLDDRLERLYHRHMDEIRDEPGGSRAGRRLVGSLERDDQPFCVLAVGGSDWVLRPHERSSTVASAERVVLGHLLETIDDALADVPVSTVEQRTRQRWRDRRERELEAGELTAFVRHVDVLARRDSSGE is encoded by the coding sequence GTGAGTACCTTCGGGGCGTACCTCGAGGCCAGACGGCCGGTCGACGACCGTGCCCTCGACGACCGCGTCTTCGAGCAGTTCGCGGCGGCGCTGGCAGCGCACTCGGCGGGGGACGACGAGCCCCTTCGGATCGTCGAGGTCGGTGGTGGAATCGGAACGATGATCGCCCGCCTCGTCGAGCGGAACGTCCTCGCTGGTTCGGTCCGGTACCGACTGATCGACCGCGAGGCGGCCCTCGTCGACCGGGCGCGAGAGGTGCTCCCCGACTGGCTCGAGGCGGCTGGCTGTACCGTCGAGCGAACGCCGACCGGACTGGTGGCGCGCTCGCGCCCCCAATCTGTGGCGTCGGGTTCGGCCCCCGGACTGGAACTCGAGGTGATCCTCGAGGTCGGCGACGCCTTCACCGTCTCGACCGACGGGACCGGGGCCGACGCCGTCATCGTCTCGGCAGTTTTCGACCTCGTGGACCTCGAGCGGGCGCTCCCGTGGCTCGCGTCGGCCCTGCAACCGGGTGGCCTCTGCTACGCGCCGCTGACCTACGACGGCGCGACCGGCTTCGCACCGGTGGACCCGCTCGACGACCGCCTCGAGCGGCTCTACCACCGCCACATGGACGAGATTCGCGACGAGCCGGGGGGCAGCCGCGCCGGCAGGCGACTCGTGGGGTCTCTCGAGCGCGACGACCAGCCGTTCTGCGTGCTCGCAGTCGGTGGGTCGGACTGGGTCCTGCGGCCCCACGAGCGCTCGTCTACGGTCGCATCGGCCGAACGGGTCGTCCTCGGCCACCTGCTCGAGACGATCGACGACGCGCTCGCTGACGTTCCTGTGTCGACGGTCGAACAACGGACCCGCCAGCGGTGGCGCGACCGGCGGGAGCGCGAACTCGAGGCCGGTGAACTGACGGCGTTCGTCCGGCACGTGGACGTCCTCGCGAGACGAGACTCGAGTGGCGAGTGA
- a CDS encoding DUF7475 family protein → MGLRERVSTRTGTASGLEWVAVGLAVVTGSIHVVLGLAFLPDPIAVAFVLAGLGVAGALVLFALEVRRRLLYALGIPFVGSQIVAWLVIAQPAGVGDVGPLEAVDKVVQIALIVVLAILLVRTP, encoded by the coding sequence ATGGGACTCAGGGAACGCGTCTCGACCAGGACCGGAACTGCGTCGGGCCTCGAGTGGGTCGCCGTGGGTCTCGCCGTGGTCACCGGGAGTATCCACGTGGTGCTCGGGCTCGCGTTCCTCCCGGACCCGATCGCCGTGGCGTTCGTCCTCGCGGGGCTCGGCGTCGCCGGCGCGCTCGTGCTCTTCGCCCTCGAGGTCCGTCGCCGGCTGCTTTACGCGCTCGGAATTCCGTTCGTCGGTTCCCAGATCGTCGCCTGGCTCGTGATCGCTCAGCCGGCGGGCGTCGGCGACGTCGGTCCGCTCGAGGCCGTCGACAAGGTCGTACAGATCGCGCTGATCGTCGTGCTTGCAATTCTGCTGGTCCGTACCCCGTGA
- the infB gene encoding translation initiation factor IF-2, which translates to MSDTDTDTRDPTSLRTPIVAVLGHVDHGKTSLLDKIRGSAVIEGEAGAITQHIGATAVPLDVVSSIAGDLVNPDDFDLPGLLFIDTPGHHSFTTLRSRGGALADIAILVVDVNDGFQPQTLEALDILKRSQTPFIVAANKIDTVPGWNANEDTPINATYESQTDRVTSRLDESLYKIIGNLSDEGFSADLYWRVQNFQRNVGVVPVSAMTGEGVPDLLAVMMGLSQRYMKEEMEIDVQGPGVGTVLEVKEEKGFGTTVDIVLYDGTIRADDTIVVGGQNDPIVTDVRALLQPRPLAEIRTESRFEQVDEVGAAAGIKVAAPDLGDAMAGAPVRVVRNRDVETVETEVQAELADIAVDTEEQGVVVKADTLGSLEAMADALEEAEVPIVRAEVGDVAPRDVSVASTAEDPKQQVILGFNVDVLDDAAHRAEVDDVTIFTDAVIYQVIEEYEEFVEEIERAQQDTILENITRPARFRILPDHTFRQNDPAVVGVEVYSGTLQNNTNVVKFEGNEPDRVGQVKGIQDQGEDVDEARAGDRVSVAIDGPTVGRQIEEDDVLWTELPEKHAKILEQELTDEIPGDELEALNMYLEKLRKRDPFWGK; encoded by the coding sequence ATGTCGGACACTGATACGGATACGCGCGACCCCACGTCTCTCAGGACCCCGATCGTCGCCGTCCTCGGACACGTCGATCACGGTAAGACGAGTCTCCTCGACAAGATCCGCGGCTCCGCGGTCATCGAGGGTGAAGCAGGTGCGATTACCCAGCACATCGGCGCGACAGCCGTGCCGCTCGACGTCGTCTCCTCGATTGCCGGTGACCTCGTCAATCCGGACGACTTCGACCTCCCCGGCCTGCTGTTTATCGACACGCCGGGTCACCACTCCTTTACGACACTTCGCTCACGCGGGGGCGCGCTCGCCGACATCGCCATCCTCGTCGTCGACGTCAACGACGGCTTCCAGCCACAGACGCTCGAGGCCCTGGACATCCTCAAGCGCTCCCAGACGCCGTTTATCGTCGCGGCGAACAAGATCGACACCGTCCCCGGCTGGAACGCGAACGAGGATACGCCGATCAACGCGACCTACGAGTCCCAGACCGACCGCGTGACCTCCCGGCTCGACGAAAGTCTCTACAAGATCATCGGTAATCTCTCCGACGAGGGCTTCTCCGCCGACCTCTACTGGCGGGTGCAGAACTTCCAGCGCAACGTCGGCGTCGTGCCCGTTTCCGCGATGACCGGTGAGGGCGTCCCGGACCTCCTCGCCGTCATGATGGGACTCTCCCAGCGATACATGAAAGAGGAGATGGAGATCGACGTTCAGGGACCGGGCGTCGGCACCGTCCTCGAGGTCAAAGAGGAGAAAGGCTTCGGGACGACGGTCGACATCGTCCTCTACGACGGCACGATCCGCGCGGACGACACGATCGTCGTCGGCGGGCAGAACGACCCGATCGTCACCGACGTTCGCGCGTTGCTCCAGCCCCGCCCGCTCGCGGAAATCCGCACCGAAAGCCGGTTCGAACAGGTCGACGAGGTCGGTGCCGCCGCCGGGATCAAGGTCGCCGCACCCGACCTCGGAGACGCGATGGCCGGCGCGCCCGTCCGCGTCGTCCGGAACCGGGACGTAGAGACCGTCGAGACGGAGGTGCAGGCCGAACTCGCAGACATCGCCGTCGACACCGAAGAACAGGGCGTCGTCGTCAAGGCCGACACGCTCGGCAGTCTCGAGGCGATGGCCGACGCACTCGAGGAAGCGGAGGTACCGATCGTCCGCGCGGAAGTCGGCGACGTCGCCCCGCGTGACGTCTCGGTCGCCTCGACCGCCGAGGACCCGAAACAGCAGGTGATCCTCGGGTTCAACGTCGACGTACTCGACGACGCCGCCCACCGCGCGGAGGTCGACGACGTGACGATCTTCACCGACGCCGTCATCTACCAGGTGATCGAGGAGTACGAGGAGTTCGTCGAGGAGATCGAACGCGCCCAGCAGGACACCATCCTCGAGAACATCACCCGACCCGCCCGGTTCCGGATCCTCCCCGACCATACCTTCCGGCAGAACGACCCCGCGGTCGTCGGCGTCGAAGTCTACAGCGGCACCCTCCAGAACAACACGAACGTCGTCAAGTTCGAGGGCAACGAGCCAGACCGCGTCGGGCAGGTCAAGGGGATTCAGGACCAGGGCGAAGACGTCGACGAAGCGCGGGCCGGCGACCGCGTCTCCGTCGCCATCGACGGCCCGACAGTCGGTCGCCAGATCGAAGAAGACGACGTCCTCTGGACCGAACTCCCTGAAAAGCACGCCAAAATCTTAGAGCAGGAACTGACCGACGAGATCCCCGGCGACGAACTCGAGGCGCTGAACATGTATCTCGAGAAGTTGCGCAAGCGCGACCCGTTCTGGGGGAAGTAA
- a CDS encoding cold-shock protein codes for MAKGTVDFFNDTGGYGFIETEDADEDVFFHMEDIGGPDLEEGQELEFEIEQAPKGPRATNVERL; via the coding sequence ATGGCGAAAGGAACCGTTGATTTCTTCAACGACACTGGCGGCTACGGATTCATCGAGACTGAGGACGCGGACGAGGACGTCTTCTTCCACATGGAAGACATCGGCGGCCCGGACTTAGAAGAAGGACAGGAACTCGAGTTCGAGATCGAGCAGGCCCCCAAGGGCCCGCGCGCGACGAACGTCGAGCGCCTGTAA
- a CDS encoding zinc-binding dehydrogenase: protein MDEEAEPQQRTVTFTGPRTAVVERGPVPEPGPGEVLVEAAVSAISAGTEGLLYRDEAPTELPADESIDALEGDLSYPLSYGYAVVGRVRAVGAEVSASWLDRRVFAYNPHESHFLADPADLVPVPETVSTETAALFANVESAVTFVLDGEPLLGERAVVLGQGVVGLLTTGILAQTPLDSLVTVDLHAKRRRLSERLGADRAIPPAEDPAAVLTSTGDERADLTYELTGCPDALDDAIAATGYDGRVIVGSWYGRTPVSVDLGGRFHRDRIDVRSSQVSTIAPRHRGRYDRERRHEIAWNWLKRLDLEPLVTHRVPVESAGEAYRLLEERPEETLQVLVTYDGSSGIESS, encoded by the coding sequence ATCGACGAGGAAGCCGAGCCACAGCAGCGGACGGTCACGTTCACCGGGCCACGAACCGCCGTGGTCGAGCGCGGCCCCGTCCCCGAACCCGGTCCCGGCGAGGTCCTCGTCGAGGCCGCCGTCTCGGCCATCAGCGCCGGCACCGAGGGACTTCTCTATCGCGACGAGGCCCCGACGGAGCTGCCGGCAGACGAGTCGATCGACGCGCTCGAGGGAGACCTGTCGTACCCACTTTCCTACGGTTACGCCGTCGTCGGTCGCGTCCGGGCCGTCGGCGCGGAGGTCTCCGCGTCGTGGCTGGACCGGCGGGTCTTCGCGTACAATCCCCACGAGAGTCACTTCCTCGCCGACCCGGCCGACCTCGTCCCGGTGCCCGAGACCGTCTCGACGGAGACCGCGGCCCTGTTCGCCAACGTGGAGTCGGCCGTCACGTTCGTCCTCGACGGCGAACCGCTGCTGGGAGAGCGGGCGGTCGTCCTCGGCCAGGGCGTCGTCGGGCTGTTGACCACGGGGATACTCGCACAGACGCCGCTGGATTCGCTCGTGACCGTCGACCTGCACGCGAAGCGTCGTCGCCTCTCCGAACGGCTCGGGGCCGACCGGGCGATCCCGCCAGCCGAGGACCCGGCGGCGGTTCTCACGTCGACCGGTGACGAACGGGCGGACCTGACCTACGAACTGACGGGCTGTCCCGACGCCCTCGACGACGCGATCGCGGCGACGGGCTACGACGGCCGGGTGATCGTCGGCTCGTGGTACGGCCGCACCCCCGTCTCGGTCGACCTCGGCGGACGCTTCCACCGCGACCGGATCGACGTGCGCTCGAGCCAGGTGAGCACGATCGCCCCCCGACACCGAGGTCGATACGACCGCGAGCGCCGCCACGAGATCGCCTGGAACTGGCTGAAGCGGCTAGATCTGGAGCCGCTGGTCACCCACCGCGTTCCGGTCGAGTCCGCTGGCGAGGCCTACCGCTTGCTCGAGGAGCGTCCGGAAGAGACGCTGCAGGTGTTGGTAACGTACGATGGGAGTAGCGGGATAGAGAGTTCGTGA
- a CDS encoding antitoxin VapB family protein — protein sequence MESIDLEDDVYERLRRSKRNDETVSDVVDRLCDESSRDWRDGFGTLSESDAAELERIVTGLRDGRPEN from the coding sequence ATGGAGTCGATCGACCTCGAGGACGACGTGTACGAACGGCTGCGACGCAGCAAACGGAACGACGAGACCGTCAGTGACGTCGTCGACAGACTGTGCGACGAATCATCTCGGGACTGGCGTGACGGGTTCGGGACGCTCTCGGAGTCGGACGCTGCAGAACTCGAACGGATCGTCACGGGGCTTCGGGACGGTCGTCCCGAGAACTGA
- a CDS encoding GNAT family N-acetyltransferase: protein MVSLREASPEDAAVMARIQSASLRENGEEYYTDEQLALLAPAEPDAEAIPEDEFTDDSCRPIIAELDGETVGWGSIHLKENVLAATFVDPDYTGQGIGRTIVEELETLARQEGVEELIVPASLNAVGFYETLGYEKQREIDAGGPETPEIPSIELTKQLS, encoded by the coding sequence ATGGTCTCTCTTCGAGAGGCGTCTCCTGAAGACGCAGCAGTAATGGCGCGTATTCAATCAGCGTCGCTCCGAGAGAACGGAGAAGAGTACTATACGGACGAACAGCTTGCGCTTCTGGCACCCGCTGAGCCAGATGCTGAGGCAATTCCTGAGGATGAGTTTACCGACGATTCGTGTCGTCCAATTATTGCTGAGTTGGATGGAGAGACCGTTGGCTGGGGAAGCATCCATCTCAAAGAGAACGTGCTGGCTGCAACATTTGTTGATCCCGACTACACGGGACAAGGAATCGGGCGCACAATCGTCGAAGAACTCGAAACACTCGCTCGACAGGAAGGCGTAGAGGAGCTGATCGTTCCTGCGTCGCTAAACGCTGTTGGCTTCTACGAAACACTCGGATACGAAAAACAGCGTGAAATCGATGCAGGTGGCCCCGAAACACCGGAGATACCGAGTATCGAACTGACGAAACAACTGTCCTAA
- a CDS encoding cyclophilin-like family protein, giving the protein MTAIRVTVDGRELEAIWTDGAPETRAALADALPVAEEAIRWGDELYVDLSLEAPPENAREVVPDGTIAYWPAGEKLCLFWGPTPASVGDEPRAAAPVTVVAELVDTDPLADLEGGARVRLEVLESD; this is encoded by the coding sequence ATGACTGCTATTCGCGTCACCGTCGACGGTCGCGAACTCGAGGCCATCTGGACAGACGGCGCGCCGGAAACCCGCGCTGCGCTCGCAGACGCGCTCCCGGTCGCCGAGGAGGCGATCCGCTGGGGCGACGAACTCTACGTCGACCTCTCACTCGAGGCACCGCCGGAGAACGCCCGCGAGGTCGTCCCCGACGGGACGATCGCCTACTGGCCAGCCGGTGAGAAACTCTGCCTGTTCTGGGGGCCCACACCGGCCAGCGTCGGGGACGAACCACGGGCTGCGGCACCGGTCACCGTAGTGGCCGAACTCGTGGACACCGATCCGCTCGCGGATCTCGAGGGTGGGGCGCGGGTTCGACTCGAGGTCCTCGAGTCCGACTAG
- a CDS encoding PQQ-binding-like beta-propeller repeat protein: MSEFTPHADPRWTQYGGDASHSHVRVEREGPREIEASWTVDLAGPVGTPVCGRNTVYVGTSHGNLYALEAETGRRRFTIDTTLSTEWAPVWTDERLYFGTADGTIHAVDPETGDYLWETKLPGELAAAPAFADGLLVAGHDAGMSALEPATGEVLWTHETEGAVAGAPAIADHREWPASQVFVGTDEETVLALEAETGEEAWTVPTGGVIAGGPTVVDDRVYVADDGGTLLALDGETGQSWFTYRNREGLTSSAAVLAGETLSVEEVPTADAGDLEEGTTFVGGSDGYVHVTDTTFGRRKVRGWLFSKKGLALDGEVHATPVVVGGVVCVADTTGAVYGIDAHRYDHWWYYATDGPVTNTPAVGDSQLFVPSEDDRLHCLEWTPGDQPGV, translated from the coding sequence GTGAGCGAGTTTACTCCGCACGCGGACCCGAGGTGGACCCAGTACGGCGGTGACGCCAGTCACTCCCACGTCCGGGTCGAACGCGAAGGGCCCCGCGAGATCGAGGCGTCGTGGACGGTCGACCTCGCCGGCCCCGTCGGGACCCCTGTCTGTGGCCGGAACACGGTCTACGTGGGGACGAGCCACGGGAATCTCTACGCGCTCGAGGCGGAGACGGGCCGAAGGCGGTTCACGATCGACACGACGCTCTCGACCGAGTGGGCACCGGTCTGGACCGACGAACGGCTGTACTTCGGGACCGCGGACGGGACGATTCACGCGGTCGATCCCGAGACGGGCGACTATCTGTGGGAGACGAAGCTTCCGGGCGAGCTGGCGGCCGCGCCGGCGTTCGCCGACGGTCTGCTGGTCGCCGGCCACGACGCCGGCATGTCGGCGCTCGAGCCCGCGACTGGCGAGGTCCTGTGGACCCACGAGACCGAAGGAGCAGTTGCGGGTGCGCCGGCCATCGCGGACCACCGCGAGTGGCCAGCCAGTCAGGTCTTCGTCGGTACGGACGAGGAGACGGTCCTCGCGCTCGAGGCCGAGACTGGCGAAGAGGCGTGGACGGTGCCGACCGGCGGCGTGATCGCGGGCGGGCCGACGGTGGTCGACGACCGGGTGTACGTCGCCGACGACGGCGGCACGCTGCTGGCGCTCGACGGCGAGACGGGCCAGTCGTGGTTCACGTACAGGAATCGGGAGGGCTTGACCTCGTCGGCGGCCGTCCTCGCAGGCGAGACGCTGTCGGTCGAGGAGGTGCCGACGGCCGACGCCGGCGACCTCGAGGAGGGGACCACCTTCGTCGGCGGTTCGGACGGCTACGTCCACGTCACGGATACGACGTTCGGTCGGCGGAAGGTCCGGGGGTGGCTGTTCTCGAAGAAGGGACTGGCCCTCGACGGAGAGGTCCACGCCACGCCGGTCGTCGTGGGCGGCGTCGTCTGCGTCGCGGACACGACGGGAGCGGTATACGGCATCGACGCCCACCGATACGATCACTGGTGGTACTACGCGACCGACGGCCCCGTCACGAACACGCCCGCAGTCGGCGATTCCCAGCTGTTCGTCCCCAGCGAGGACGACCGACTCCACTGTCTCGAGTGGACGCCCGGTGACCAGCCCGGGGTCTGA
- a CDS encoding 6-pyruvoyl trahydropterin synthase family protein, with product MYTVSVSRSFVAQHSLTVPDPGPEGDRHSHHYTLEVTVGSPDLDAYGYVVDIDHLTAAVDDVAEEFRDQTLNDHPAFDGLNPSVEHFARVVADSLAADPRISSDRVRTLRVAIDEDDVARVSYERELTEEALSD from the coding sequence ATGTACACCGTGTCGGTCTCACGGTCGTTCGTCGCCCAGCACTCCCTCACGGTGCCCGACCCCGGCCCCGAAGGCGACCGTCACTCCCACCACTACACGCTCGAGGTGACCGTCGGCTCGCCGGACCTCGACGCCTACGGCTACGTCGTCGACATCGACCATCTGACGGCCGCCGTCGACGACGTGGCCGAGGAGTTCCGGGACCAGACGCTCAACGACCACCCAGCCTTCGACGGGCTGAATCCGAGCGTCGAGCACTTCGCCCGCGTCGTCGCCGACTCGCTGGCGGCGGACCCACGAATATCGTCCGATCGGGTCCGGACGCTCCGGGTCGCCATCGACGAAGACGACGTCGCACGGGTAAGCTACGAACGAGAGTTGACCGAAGAGGCGCTCTCGGACTGA